In one window of Mytilus trossulus isolate FHL-02 chromosome 7, PNRI_Mtr1.1.1.hap1, whole genome shotgun sequence DNA:
- the LOC134725232 gene encoding uncharacterized protein LOC134725232: MTALKWSRYLQRWADYVIRCQVEYPGPITTYTNFGKISNGGNIYNIVYNWGNEGYNVNKKLETGCRTPADRERCNHNVIVRNEFLREYACAARNCQSGIRQLTCIYR, from the exons ATGACAGCATTG aaatggagTAGATACCTTCAACGATGGGCGGATTACGTTATACGATGTCAGGTTGAGTATCCCGGTCCTATAACCACATACACAAACTTCggaaaaatttcaaat GGCGGCAATATCTATAACATCGTCTACAACTGGGGAAATGAAGGATATAATGTCAATAAAAAACTTGAGACCGGTTGCAGAACACCTGCCGACAGAGAAAGATGTAATCATAACGTTATT GTGAGAAACGAGTTTCTGCGAGAGTATGCCTGTGCTGCTAGAAATTGTCAGAGTGGAATAAGACAACTTACTTGCATTTATCGATAG